From Gammaproteobacteria bacterium:
GCGCGGCGTGAACGCAGCAGTAGTCAAACTCGATGCCCTGGCCGATGCGGTTCGGGCCGCCGCCGAGTATCATCATCTTGCGCCGCGAACCCGGCTGCGCCTCGCATTCCTCGTCGTAGCACGAGTAGAGGTAGGCGGTCGTCGTATCAAACTCGGCGGCGCAGGTGTCCACGCGCTTGTAGGTCGGGCGCACGCCGAGCGCGACGCGCCGCTCGCGCACGGCGCGCTCATCCGTTTGCAGCAGGCCGGCGAGGCGGCTGTCGGAAAAGCCGCGGCGTTTCAGGTCGCGCCATTCGGCGGCGTTCAATGCGTCCGGCGTGCGCCCGGCCAGCGCCTTCTCGGCGTCCAGGAGTTCGGCGATTTGTGCCAGAAACCACGGGTCTATGCCGGTCCATTCGTGCACCTGTTCGGTGCTCGCGCCGCCGCGCAAGGCGTCGGCCAGATGCCACAGGCGCTCCGACGACACGCCCTGCGTCAGGCGTTCGCGCAATGCCGCCGTATCGTCGCTTGTGCGGCTATCGAGGCCGTCGCTGCCGGTCTCCAGGCTGCACAGCGCCTTTTGCAGCGATTGCTGGAAGGTGCGCCCGATGGCCATGACCTCGCCGACCGACTTCATCTGCGTGCCGAGGCGGTCCTCGGCCTGCGGAAACTTCTCGAACGCGAAACGCGGAATCTTGGTGACGACATAATCTATCGTCGGCTCGAAGGAAGCCGGCATCGCGCCGCCGGTGATCTCGTTTTGCAACTCGTCCAGCGTGCAGCCGACCGCGAGTTTGGCCGCGACCTTCGCAATCGGGAAGCCGGTCGCCTTGGAGGCCAGCGCCGACGAGCGCGACACGCGCGGGTTCATCTCGACGATGACGAGGCGCCCGTCGCCCGGATGAACCGCGAACTGCACATTGGAGCCGCCGGTGTCCACGCCGATTTTCCGCAGCACCGCAATCGAGGCGTCGCGCATGCGCTGGTATTCCTTGTCGGTCAGCGTCAGCGCCGGCGCCACCGTGATTGAGTCGCCGGTGTGCACGCCCATCGGGTCGAGGTTCTCGATGGAGCAGACGATGATGCAGTTGTCGTTGCCATCGCGCACGACCTCCATCTCGAACTCCTTCCAGCCCAGCAGCGACTCTTCAAGCAAAACCTTGCCGACCGGCGACAAGTCCATGCCGTGGCGTGCGATTTTCTCGAATTCATCCGCGTCGCGCGCGATGCCGCCGCCGCTGCCGCCGAGCGTGAACGAGGGCCGGATGATGGTCGGAAAACCGAGCGACGGCTGCGCCTGCCGCGCCTCCTCCCAACTGCCGACCAGCACCGATTTCGCCGACTCCAGGCCAATCTCGTCCATCGCCCGGCGAAAGCGCTCGCGGTCTTCGGCCATGTCAATCGCGTCGCGCCCGGCGCCGATCAGTTCAACGCCGAATTGTTCCAGCACGCCCTCGCGCGCGAGGTCGAGCGAGCAGTTCAGCGCGGTCTGCCCGCCCATCGTCGGCAGCAGCGCGTCGGGCCTTTCCTTTTCAATGATGCCGGCGACGCTGCGCCACTCCACCGGCTCGATGTAAATGGCGTCGGCGCTGTCGGGGTCGGTCATGATCGTCGCCGGGTTGGAATTGACCAGAACGACACGGTAGCCCTCCTCCCGCAGCGCCTTGCACGCCTGCATGCCCGAATAGTCAAACTCGCACGCCTGGCCGATGACGATGGGGCCGGCGCCGATGATCAGGATACTCTCGATGTCGGTGCGCTTCGGCATCAGCGGCGCGCCTGCTGTGTCCCCTGCTGCATCCCTTGTTTCATCTCTTGTTGCATCAGTGCGGCAAACTGCCCGAACAGGCCCGAGACATCATGCGGCCCGGGGCTGGCCTCGGGATGGCCCTGAAAGCCGAACGCCGGTTTTTCGGTGTGGCGTATTCCTTGCAGCGAGCCATCAAACAGCGAGCGGTGCGTCGCGCGCAAATGCCCGGGCAAACTCGCCTCTTCAACGCAAAAGCCGTGGTTCTGGCTGGTAATCAGCACCCGCCCGCTGTCTATTTCCAGCACCGGGTGGTTGGCGCCGTGGTGGCCGAATTTCATCTTCTGCGTGCGCGCGCCGCAGGCAAGCCCCAGCAACTGGTGGCCGAGGCAGATGCCGAACACCGGCAGGTTGGCGTCGAGCAGTTCGCGTATCGCCTCAATCGCGTAACCGCACGGCTCCGGGTCGCCCGGCCCGTTCGACAGGAACACGCCGTCGGGGCGGCGTTCAATCACTTCGCGCGCCGGCGTCGTCGCCGGCACGACCTCGACGCGGCAGTTGTGGTCGCTCAGCATCCGCAGGATGTTGCGCTTGATGCCGTAGTCGTAGGCGACGACCGACCAGCGCGCCTCGCCGGCGTCGGCGTAACCGCCGTCGGCGCGCCACGCGCCCTGTCGCCAGCGGTAGGTTTTATCGGTCGTGACTTCCGACGCGAGATCCATGCCCTTCAGGCCGGCGAATTCGCCGAGGGCGGCGGCGGCGCGCTCGCGCCCGACCGACTCATCGAACAGCACGCCGTTCATCGCGCCGAAGCGCCGCAGATGGCGCGTCAGTTGCCGCGTGTCCATGTCGGCGGCGGCGGTGATGCGGTGGCGCGACAGCCAGGCGCCGAGGTCGTCGCGACTGCGCCAGTTGCTGGCGCACGCCGGCACATCGCGCACCACGAGGCCCGCCGCGTGAATGCGCGCCGCTTCGTCGTCTTCATCGTTGACGCCGGTGTTGCCGATGTGCGGGCAGGTCAGCGTCACAATCTGGCGGGCGTAGGACGGGTCGCTCACAATCTCCTGGTAACCCGTCATCGCGGTGTTGAAGACCACCTCGCCGACGCTGCATCCGGCGTGGCCGATGGAACGGCCCTCCAGCAGGGTGTCGTCTTCCAACAGCAGAAACGCGGACTTTGTCATCAAGAAACAGCAATGGGGGCGGGGCGGGCGTTCAGTATAAGCGGCGGCGGCGGCGGTGGCAACGCATGGCTGCCGCATCAGGCGTCCGTCAGCGGCAGCACTTCGGCGATGTCGCGCGCCTGCGCGAGACACATCAGCAGGCGCTCAAAGCCCGCCGCGACGCCGGAACAGTCCGGCAGGCCCGGTTTGCCGGGACGCTCAAGCGCCGCCAGAAAGCGCTCGTCCGGGACGGTTTCGGCGAGGCCGAGGCGCGCGCGGCGCGCGTTGTCGGCGGCGAAGCGCGCGCGGTAGTCGGCGGCGGCGGTCAGTTCCTGAAACCCGTTGGCGAGTTCCATGCCGCCGTAGAAGACTTCAAACCGCTGCGCGTGGCCCTGCTCCGAAATGCGCGCATACGACGCCTGCCGCGCCGGGAAATCATAAACGGCGGTCAGGACATCGCGGCTGAAATGATGGCCGGCCATTTGTGCCAGCAGAAAGTCCAGCGCGTCAAAGGCGTCGCGGCAGCCGCGCAGGCCCTGTTCCGCCGCGAGCGTTTGCAGGCGTTTGTCATCGTCCGGCATCTCAGTGCCGAAGGCGCCGGCAAACGCATCGCGGTATGAGAGTCGCACCGGCGCGGCGGGGTTCAGCGGGCGCAGGATTTGCGACAGCAGTTCCAGCGTTTCATCGAGCAGACGCCGGTAATCCATGCCGACGCGGTACCATTCCAGCAGCGTGAATTCAGGCCGGTGCAGCCGTCCGCTTTCATCGCTTCTGAAGACCGGCCCCAACTGCCAGATGTCGCCGCTGCCCGCCGCCAGCAGGCGCTTCATCTCGAATTCGGGCGAAGTCCTGAGCCAACCGCCGCCGGCGGCCACGCTGCCGATGCCGACCTCGCTGACCGGCGCGCCGACAAGACACGGCGTCGCCACTTCCAGCACATTGCGCGCGCTGAAAAAGGCGCGGATTTGCGCGGCGACCTGCGCGCGCAGTCGCAGACATTGCGCCGCCTTCGCCAATCACTTGACCCGGCTTACATACTCGCCGCTGCGGGTGTCCACGCGCAGCACTTCGCCTTCCTCGACGAACAGCGGCACCTTGACGACGGCGCCGGTCTCCAGTTTCGCCGGTTTGACGCCGCCGCTGGCGGTGTCGCCACGCACGCCGGGGTCGGTCTCGACGACCTTCAGTTCGACGAAATTGGGCGGCGTCACCGCAATCGGGCGCCCATTGTAGAGCGTGACGACGCAGACATCCTGCTCGCGCAGCCAGTTCTCGGCGCCGTCCATCGCGGCGGCGTCGGCGGCGTATTGCTCGTAGGTCGCGTTGTCCATGAAATGCCACTGGCCGCCGTCGGTGTAGAGGTAGCCCAGTTCCGTCTCAATGACATCGGCGGCCTCTATCGTTTCACCTGACTTGAAGGTCTTGTCAATCACGCGCCCGCTCAGCAGGTTGCGCAACTTGACGCGGTTGAACGCCTGCCCCTTGCCCGGCTTGACAAACTCGTTGCCGAGAATCGCGTGCGGCTCGCCGTCCAGCAAAACCTTCAGGCCGGCGCGGAATTCGTTGGTGCTATAATTCGCCATCGTGCCTCCCGACGACAGTTATACCAGCCCGCCGCACACAAGCCAACCGTCGCGCCCCGCAGACAACATCACCCGCGCCGATGATTTGTGCCGCATGCTCGGCCTGCCGGCGCGCACCGCGGGCGCCCTTGCACCGCGCGATTGCGCCGAATTTCCGCTGAAAGTGCCGCGCGCGTGGCTGAACCGCATTCGCCGCGGCGACGCCGCCGACCCGCTGCTGCGCCAGGTGCTGCCGGTGGCCGCCGAAAGCGCGCAAACCCCCGGCTTCGGCGCCGACGCGGTCGGCGACCTGGCCGCCGGCGCCGGCAACGGCATTCTGCACAAATACCGCCACCGCGTGCTGCTGGTCGTGACCGGCGCCTGCGCGATTCACTGCCGTTATTGTTTTCGCCGTCATTTTCCGTACCGCGGCCACACGCTGGCCGGCCATCTCGACGCCGCCATGGAGTACATCGCCGCGCGCCGCGACATCGAGGAAGTCATCCTCAGCGGCGGCGACCCGCTGACGCTGGCCAACCGCAAACTGTTTGATTTGTGCGAGCGCCTTGAGGCGGTGCCGCATGTTACGCGCATCCGCATCCACACGCGGCTGCCGGTGGCAAACCCGGAGCGGATGGATTCCGAATGGCTGGCGTGGTCGAGGCGGCGCCCCAAGCCGTATCTGATGGTGCTGCATATCAATCATCCCGCCGAACTGGACCGCGACGCCGCGCGCGCCGTCGGCGCGATGCGGCACTGGACGCTGCTGAACCAGGCGGTATTGCTGAAAGGCGTCAATGACGACGCCGAAACGCTGGCGCGCCTGAGCCGGCGCTGCTTTGAGGCCGGCGTGCTGCCCTATTATCTGCATCTGCTCGACCGCGTGCGCGGCGCCGCGCATTTCGAGGTGGACGAGGCGGCGGCGCGGCGCCTGATGCGCGAGGTCGCCGCGCGCCTGCCCGGCTACCTGGTGCCGAAACTGGCGCGCGAAACCCCCGGCGCCGCGGCCAAAGACCTCATCGCCTACTAATACGCGCGTTGATACGCGCGGCGCGGCGTGCGCCGCCCTTGCGGGGCGAGCGGGGTGAACAGCGCGAGCAGCGTCAGCAGCAGCAAAACACCGACACCGGCCAGGCCGAAACTGCCGCTGCCGCCAGTGATGGCGCCCGTGGCTCCGCCGCCGCCGCCGCCGCCGATGCCCTGGGCAGTGCCCACCACCGTATCCCTGCGCATCGCCTCGCTTGTGCCGACCGGATCCTTGATGATGCCGTTCATCTCGCCGTCCTCGTCATTCGGGCCGCCGTCCACGATGTAGAGCACCACGCAAAGGTCGCCGACCGCTTTTGCGCGCTCGAGATTGCCGTCGGCGTCGCGGTACGGGCTGGCGGCGGTGCCGTCGTCGGTCGGGCAGACGCCGTTTTCGTCCGCCGGCGCAAAGCCGAATTCATTGCCGCCCGGCTCGTCGTCCACCGTGAAAGCCTCGGTCTGCGTACTGTCGGCGCCGCGGTATTTGTACAGAAACAGCGAGGTCGTGCCGGACAGCATTTGCGGCAGCGGAATAATCACCCCCGCGCGGCCTCCCGTCACCGTCGCGGTCGTCGCCCGCGCCGTCGTCGAGGTGTCCACCGACGGCGCCACGCCGCTGATGTCAAAGTCGTAGGTCACCTCAAAGGGCGTGTCGTCCACCGAGGCCGGCAGGCGCACATCGGCTTCCGACGCCGAGTATTTTTCGTAGTCGTCCATGTAGCCCATGTCGTCGAGATCATCCTCGTCCGCCAGCGTCTGCGACGAGGCGCGCGCCCGGGTTCTGTCGCCCGCGCTCAACTCGTGCACCGGCAGCACCGGGCGGATGTGATCCTGCGGGTTGACGGTCATCCCGGTGCCGCTCGACACCATGACCGGCAAACCCGCGATGTCCGGATACGGGTCCTGCTCGTTCGGGATGCTGTCGCCGTCGTTGTCGCCCATCAGGTCCGCCACCATTCTGCTGCCGCCGGCGGCCAGCATCGGCACCACCGGCCAACTCAGCGTAACCGTCGCGGTCTGCGTCGTGGCGTAGTCGCCCCGGGCGATGGCCGAGGCCGTTACAATCAGCGACACGCTGGCGCCGGTCGTCCCGGCAAAACCGGCGGGCACATCAAAGCGGGCGGTGATGACTCTTTCGCCCGCCTCATCGGCCAGCCCGACATCGCGGATGTTGGCCAGGTGCTCGCTTCCCGCTATCACGCCGCCGGCGTACAGCACCGGAATCGTCACCTTGTAGTTTGTGCCGCCTTCCTCGACGAGGGTTCTTTCCTCGCTGTCATCGTCTTTCGTCAACGCCGGACGGCCCAGACTCGGCGCCACGCCCTCAAGGAAATAGACGGCCATCTCGTTGACCGGCCCGATTTCATAACTGGTGGCGCCCGGAAACCCGGTGTTGCCGGGGTCGCCAGAGTCGTAAGCGCGCGTCTCTGCCGGGTCAATGCGGTAGTTATCCACCGCCTGGTTGCCCGGCGTTCGCGTCAGCGTGGAGGCGTAACTGCGCCGCTCGGCGTCAACCTCCAGTGTCGTGGCGCTGCCGTCGGGAAGCAGTATGGCCAGGTGCACCGCCGGTTCTGGCACCGGCGCCTCGGCAACCGCCCTGACAAAGATTTCGGTGGCCTCGCGCCGGACAAAGTTGCGCGCCGGCGCCATGTTCACGCGCGGAATGCGCTGAATCCGCTGCTCCGGCAATCCGCTTGCCGTGTTGTCCGCTGTCGCCCAGCCTTCATTATTGACCGCAAACCAGCCGATGGTGTGCTCCACATTCGGCAGGATGTTCTCAAAATCCACCAGCGCGCAGCCGCCGACAATCAGCGGGGCGTCGTAATTCGCCGGGAAGCGGCCGGTGCAGCCGTAACTCTCCGAAACATTCACATAGCCGCCTGCGTAGCCGAAGGTGTCGGAAAGGTAGTAGGCGCGGACGGTCGAGGCGCCGGTAACGGTCACGCCCAGATGGGAGAGGCGCTCGCTGTCGGTCAATCTGCCGGAGGCGACGAAGGCCGTGTTGCCGCCGGTGCCGCGCACCAGCGAGACTTGCGGCCTGCCAACGGTGTTTATATGCGGATTGGTTCCAAACCTCACCGCCTCGGCGGCGTCCGAAACGCCGTCACCATCGCTGTCCTTGAACTCGTCGTACAGCATCATTACCCGCGGAATCTCACCGAGCGCAGCCGGGACAGCCTCGCGATTGTGAACATATCCCTCTCTGTCGCCCGGCCTCCTGCCATTCCAGGAGCTCCTGACAAGCATCTCGCCATATCTCAGCCACAATCTCTCTTCGCCGGTTCTTACCGGGCGCGCCAACTCAAGGACCACAACCCCCGTGCTCGCGGCGGAAGGCGTTCCGCCGCCAATGGATTCAAGACGCACGCTCTCTATGGGAATGACCGGTCCGCGAAAATCGGGACCCACCCCAATCCGGAAACCTGCACACGTCCCAACTTGCTCTTGCGGAATAAAAAAGGACGGGGTAAAGCAGCCGTTCGCCAGCACCGTGTCGGAATCGGGCACATCGTGGTAGGTATTCAAACCAATGTCTCTCTCCCGGATTTGCGCCGGCTGGTTCAGCACCGCATACAGACGCTGCGCGCCGACGCCGAAGGCGATGCGCGTGTCATCCTGCGGAAAATGCAGATTGCCGCTGTTGGCAGGGATGATAAAAGTGTAGGTGGCAGTATCCACGATGCGCCCGGCGCTGTTGCCGCCCAAGTCAGTGTGCTCACTCAACGCAATGGTAAAGGTCTCAGTGCTCTCGGCGAAATCGTCCGCCCTCACATTAATAGTCATGCTGTGGTAGTGCTCACGAAGTGAGAGAGCGGCAGAGTCCGTCCGGGCCTCGGCATCTATGCCGGCACTGATAGGCGGGGTAATAAAGTAATCATAATCATGGGGAACCCTGGCCCCCCTCTCGACAACGCCGATAACGGCATCACCCCCTGTTTGCCATCGAATACGGCTGTGATTCGGGCGGACGGCGCCCGTGAACCTGAGACTGAGATGGAAGGAGCTGCCTTCATGCACAGTGCTTGTTCGCCCTCTCTCGATTATTTCGATTTTGGAGAGAGTGGTGGAGAAGTGGTCGGGGACAATCGGTATGAGGATGAGGTCAGGTGCAACCCGGTGGCCGGTGCTCGTCATCACACCCAGGCCCCCCTCGGATATGCCGTAATTGGTAATGCGGATGTCGATATTCTCGTAGTCGTTGTCGGCGTCCGCCACGGCTGTGATAATAATGTTGGCTCGACTGGTTCCATTGCTCAGGACACCGAGTTGAAGGTTTCCGGTGGCATCAAAAGCAACACGCTCGCGGGCGGTGTCATCGTAACCGATGCTGATGTCGTCGCTGTCAATGCCGCCAAAACTCAGTGTCACGAAAGTCTCCGTGCCCGGCCGGGGAGTGCCTATAAACTCGATGGCAACGGTGGCGCTGGCGCCTTCCTGAATAAAGGCCGGGGGATTGACAAACTGGGCGAAGGTAATCATCTCGCTGGCCCTGACCTCTTGGTCATAGGATGCACCATCAAAAGTCAGGGCATATTCGTCGGTGCCGTCCGTGCTTTCGTCCAGGTTGGTGTGGCCGACAATCTGGTAGGTGATGGTTTGGGTGTTTTCCGCCACACCATCCTGCGGAATCGGAAACTTGGCCTCGACACGGCCCTGATCCGGGAGTTCAGCAGGCATCCTGATACGGGCGATGTTGTCGGTGGTAAGTGTGCCCGATATCACATCACCGCCGAGTTCATAGGTAAAGTCAGTGCCGAAATCCCCGTCGGTGACCGCATCGCCCCCGAGTTGCACCAGGACGATGCTGTCCGCCACGCGCTGTTCGCCCTCAAGTCTCAGACGAAATCTGAATGCGCCAAAATCCCTGTCGTTGGAATTGTGGAAGCCCCTTTCAGCCACGGGGAAGCCGGAGCCCTCATCATCACCGAGCCGGACGAGAAAAGCCCTTGATTCGCCTCTGTTGGCGGCAATCTCGACACTCTGGACAAAACTTTCAACATCGCGCCCGGAAGGGTCGCGGCCAGAGTCGGTATGTGCGACCAGCGCAAAAGCAATGGTCTGCGTGGTTTCCCGCGCGAGATCATTCCGAATGTCGAGGTGGACGGTTACGCTGTCGTCGTTGGCCGGAACCCTGAAAACCCCCCTGCTTTGCGAGTCAAGAAGCTGGGAGCTCCCCAAGGCTGCGAAGGTTGCCCCCCCCCCGTAGCGCATGCGGTACTGATCCTCTCCCCTCCTGTTTATATCCGGAGTCGGGGCAGCGGCGTCGCCCGCGAACTGGATGGTGACCAGACTGTCGTCCGTGCGCGGCGTGCCGTCAAACTGGATGGTAATGGTGACGGTTTGCCCTTCCTCCACGACAGCCGGTGAAATGCTGTGGATGTAGGCGCGCGACTGCGCGTGCGCCAAATTTGCGCCGGCCACCAGCCACGCGGCGGCAATCATCGTCAACGCGCAGGACGCGCGCAAAAACCGGAAACAACGGGCAAGATGACCCGCAGGCAAAAAATTCATCGTTCGCACCTCAAACTCGCCAAAATCGGCGGTGATAAAACCCGTGCAGCCTGGGCAGCCGCATCAGTATCCCCCGGACTCGCCAGAATCGCCGCCATCATAGCACACCCCGAATCGCCCGCCATCGCTCTTGACGGCAAACGGAAAGCATGGATACTGTACCGCATGGAACGAATCGCCAATCTGCACATTGAGAAACTGCCGGAAGGCGTCTATCTCGCCACTTCCGACGACATTCCCGGGCTGGTGGCCCAGGGCCGCACCATTGCCGAGACGCTTGAAATCGCGCGCGATGTCGCAAGGAAACTGCTGGAGAATTTTCTGAACGCGCGATAGCGCCTGCCCATCAAGGCGCCAGCACCATGCGCGCCCAGTACCACGCCACCACCGCGACCACCGGAATCACCAGCAGGTTCAGCACGAAGCCCGCGCGTATCATCTCGTGCATCCGGACATAGCCCGAGCCGAAGACAATCGCGTTCGGCGGTGTCGCCACCGGCATCATGAACGCGCAACTGGCGGCCATCGCCGTCGCCAGCGTGACCGGAATCGGGTCCAGTCCGAGCGCCGCGGCGAGCGCCGCGAAAATCGGCACCAGCGCCGTTGTCGTCGCCGTGTTGGAGGTGAACTCGGTCAGAAACACCACCAGCCCGGCAATCGCCAGGATGATGACAAACTCCGGCAGATTGCCGAGCACCGCCGCCTGCGCGCCGATGATCGCGTCCACGCCGTTGGCCTTGATGGCGCGCGCCAGCGCGATGCCGCCGCCGAACAGCAGCACAATCTCCCACGGCAGGCGCTTGGCCGTGTCCCAGTCCATCGTGAAGCGCCGCCCGCCCGCCGGCAGCGTGAACAGCAGCATCGCCGCGAGCATCGCGATGCCGGCGTCGGACAGCCCGGCCAGCGGTTTGACCGGCCCGGACGCCAGCGTTATCTCGATGCCCTGCAGCAGCGGGCGCGTCATCCACAGCACCACGACCAGCGCGAACACCGCCAGCGTAATCCAGCCGCCGCGCTCAATCGGCGGCAGCGCGTGCAACTGTTGTTTCAGAATCTCGCGGCTTTTCGCAATCGGCTCGGTCGGCAGCCGGAAAACCACGCGCGTCAGCACCAGCCAGGTCAGCGGCACCATCACCAGCGTGATCGGCAGCGCGATGAACAGCCAGTCGGCGAAGCCGACGGCGCGCGCGTCGCCGAAGGTGTCCTGGATGAAACTGGAGGCGAAGGCGTTGGGCGCGGTGCCGATCAGCGTCATGATGCCGCCGAGGCTCGCGGCGTAGGCGATGCCGAGCATCGTGCACACCGCGAACGGCCTCGCGTCCACGCCCTCGCGGTGTTGCTGCTCCAGCAGCGCCACGACATTGACCGCAATCGGCAGCATCATCGCCGTCGTCGCGGTGTTCGAGATGAACGCGCTCAGCACCGCGCAAATCAGCATGAAGCCGAACACCAGCCGCCCCGGCTTGTCGCCCATCAGCGACAGAATCAGCAGCGCGACGCGCCGGTCCAGCCCCCAGCGCTGCATGGAAAGGCCGATGATGAAGCCGCCCAGCAGCAGAAAGATAATGTGCGAGCCGTAAGCCGCCGCCGTCGTCCGCACATCAATGATCGCGAACAGCGGAAACAGCACCAGCGGCAGCAGCCCGGTGATGGCGACATGCACCGCTTCCAGAAACCACCAGATGGCCATCCACACCAGCGCCGCGATGACGGCCTTGCTTGAAGCCTGAAAAGGCGTCTCGACGCCGTCAATGCCGATGTAGGTGTCGGGCAAAATCAAATAGACCAGCGCCGCCGCGACCGGCCCCGCGACCAGCGCATGGAGTTTGGAGTTCAATTCAGGGGTTCCCGCAGTTTTGCGCGCCCCGCAACGAGAGTTCGTTCATTGCGGTTTCTCCAGCGCGGCGATGCGCTGTTCCAGCGGCGGGTGGCTCATCAGCAGGCGGCGGATGCCGCCGTGGACGCCGCCGGAAATGCCGAACGCGGCCATCTCGCCGGGCAGGTCCTCGGCGCGGCCCCGGCGCTGCAATTGTTTCAGCGCGGCGATCATCTTGCCGCGCCCGGCGAGTTTCGCGCCGCCCTCGTCGGCGCGGAATTCGCGGCGGCGCGAGAACCACATCACAATCATCGTCGCAAAGATGGACAGCACAATCTGGGTTACGATGACGGTGATGAAATAGCCGGGGCCGAAGCCGCGCGACTTGAACACCGCGCGGTCAACGACATGGCCGACCAGGCGCGACAGAAAAATGACGAAGGTGTTGACGACGCCCTGTATCAGCGCCAGCGTAACCATGTCGCCGTTGGCGATGTGGCTGACCTCGTGCCCCAGCACCGCCTCGACCTCGTCGCGCTCCATCTGCGCCAGCAGGCCCTCGCTGACGGCGACCAGCGCCTTGTTGCGGAACATGCCGGTCGCGAACGCATTCGGCTGCGGCGACGGAAAGACGCCGACCTCCGGCATCGCGATGCCCGCCGCCTTCGCCTGGCGCGCGACCGTCTCCGCCAGCCAGGCGTCGGACGGGCCGCCGCCGCGCCCCGAAATCACGCGCACGCCCATCGAGCGCTTCGCCAGCGTCTTTGAAAGCGCCAGCGACACGAACGCGCCGATCATGCCGAACGCCGCCGAAATAATCAGCAGGCCGGTGATGTTGATGCCGGCGTCGGTCTGCGCCAGGTAGTGCTCGACGCCGAACAGGCTCAGCGTGATGTTCAGGACGAAGACGATCGCCAGGTTGGTGGCGACAAACAAAAGTATTCTCATGGCTCCTTACTCCGTGCGGATGTGTTCGATGTTGCGCCAGGCTTTCGGCAGTTTGCGCCCGCGCCGCCCGCGCGCGCCGGCGTAGTCGGCGAGGTCGCCGAACTTCATTGTCCGCGCACGGCGCCCGGCTTGCAAGCGCAGCGCGCCGCCGTCGCCGACGCACGCCGCATGCGCCAGCCATTCGCCGCGCCCGGCGAGGCGCTGCGCCGGTATGCCGATGATCTTGTTGCCCTTGCCGCGCGCCAGTTGCGGCGCTTCGGCGGCGGCGACCGCCAGCAGGTAGCCTTCGGAGGTGATGGCGACAATCAGCGACGACGCCCGGTCGGGCACCTTGACCGCCGCCAGCGCACGCGCCCCCGCCGCCAGTTTCATCACCTGCCTGCCGCCGCGCCCGCGCGCCGCCAGTTGCCCGAGCGTCGTCACAAAGCCGTGGCCGAAATCGCTGATGACAAGGCAGTGCTCGTCGTCGGCGCCCATCAGCACCGACACGAAGTCGGCGTCGTCGGCGGCCTGAAAGCGGCTGCTGAGCGGCTCGCTGCCGCCGCGCCCGGCGGGCAGTGCATGGGCCGGCGCGCTGTAACTGCGCCCGTCGGAGGCGAGGAAATACGCGGTCTGCGCGGAGTCGCCGCGCGCCATGCCGCGAAAGCGGTCGCCGGAGCGGTATTCCAGGTCGTCCGGGCCGGCGTCATGCCCTTTCAGCGCGCGCACCCAGCCGCGGCGCGACAGCACCACCGTCAGCGGCTCGGAGGCGATGGTCTGCCGCGGCTTGAACGCCTGCGCCGCGGGGCGTTCAATCAGCCGCGTGCGGCGGGCGTCGCCCGACGCGGCGCCGTCGCGCTGCAATTCCTTCTTCACCAGCGTCTTCAGGCGCCGTTCGGACGACAACAGCAAAGTGAGGCGCGCGCGCTCGGCGCCGAGTTCCGCGAGTTCGGTTTCCACCTTGACCTTCTCAATCCGGTTCAGTTGTTTCAGGCGCATCTCGAGTATCGTGCGCGCCTGGTTTTCGGTCAGTTTAAAGCGTTTTCTGAGCGCCGCCTCCGGCGCCTTGTCGCGGCGCACGATTTGCACGACCTCCTCGACATTCAGGTGCACCGTCAGCAGCCCCCGCAGTATCTCGATGCGCTCATCCACTTTCGCCAGCCGCCATTGCAGGCGGCGGCGCACCGTTTCAATCCGGAAACCGAGCCAGGTCTTCAGCATCTCCC
This genomic window contains:
- the carB gene encoding carbamoyl-phosphate synthase large subunit, which translates into the protein MPKRTDIESILIIGAGPIVIGQACEFDYSGMQACKALREEGYRVVLVNSNPATIMTDPDSADAIYIEPVEWRSVAGIIEKERPDALLPTMGGQTALNCSLDLAREGVLEQFGVELIGAGRDAIDMAEDRERFRRAMDEIGLESAKSVLVGSWEEARQAQPSLGFPTIIRPSFTLGGSGGGIARDADEFEKIARHGMDLSPVGKVLLEESLLGWKEFEMEVVRDGNDNCIIVCSIENLDPMGVHTGDSITVAPALTLTDKEYQRMRDASIAVLRKIGVDTGGSNVQFAVHPGDGRLVIVEMNPRVSRSSALASKATGFPIAKVAAKLAVGCTLDELQNEITGGAMPASFEPTIDYVVTKIPRFAFEKFPQAEDRLGTQMKSVGEVMAIGRTFQQSLQKALCSLETGSDGLDSRTSDDTAALRERLTQGVSSERLWHLADALRGGASTEQVHEWTGIDPWFLAQIAELLDAEKALAGRTPDALNAAEWRDLKRRGFSDSRLAGLLQTDERAVRERRVALGVRPTYKRVDTCAAEFDTTTAYLYSCYDEECEAQPGSRRKMMILGGGPNRIGQGIEFDYCCVHAALSFREEGFETIMVNCNPETVSTDYDTSDRLYFEPLTFEHVIEIVELEKPDGVVVQYGGQTPLKLARRLAQAGVPIIGTSPESIDLAEDRERFQRLIEKLGLKQPPGGTARTTDEALALAGGIGYPIIVRPSYVLGGRAMEIVHDDDDLRAWMHKAAQVSGDAPVLIDHFLINATEVDVDAVSDGEQVLVGGIMQHIEQAGIHSGDSACSLPPYSLAPEIQREISRRMEELARALGVVGLMNAQFAVQNGEIYVLEVNPRASRTVPFVAKATGLPLVKMAARCMTGRTLADQDIRPAPQMAHFAVKEAVFPFIKFPGVDPILGPEMRSTGEVMGVGRDFGEAFAKSQIAAGAELPRSGAALLSVRDADKAAAAGVARALKDAGFRLLATGGTAKALAQAGVECETVHKVTEGGRPHIVDKLKAAEIALVINTTEGKRAIADSFTIRREAIQGKVCYTTTIAGAQAIVEALRSSDYSVHCLQELHA
- the efp gene encoding elongation factor P, encoding MANYSTNEFRAGLKVLLDGEPHAILGNEFVKPGKGQAFNRVKLRNLLSGRVIDKTFKSGETIEAADVIETELGYLYTDGGQWHFMDNATYEQYAADAAAMDGAENWLREQDVCVVTLYNGRPIAVTPPNFVELKVVETDPGVRGDTASGGVKPAKLETGAVVKVPLFVEEGEVLRVDTRSGEYVSRVK
- the epmA gene encoding EF-P lysine aminoacylase EpmA, with product MAKAAQCLRLRAQVAAQIRAFFSARNVLEVATPCLVGAPVSEVGIGSVAAGGGWLRTSPEFEMKRLLAAGSGDIWQLGPVFRSDESGRLHRPEFTLLEWYRVGMDYRRLLDETLELLSQILRPLNPAAPVRLSYRDAFAGAFGTEMPDDDKRLQTLAAEQGLRGCRDAFDALDFLLAQMAGHHFSRDVLTAVYDFPARQASYARISEQGHAQRFEVFYGGMELANGFQELTAAADYRARFAADNARRARLGLAETVPDERFLAALERPGKPGLPDCSGVAAGFERLLMCLAQARDIAEVLPLTDA
- the carA gene encoding glutamine-hydrolyzing carbamoyl-phosphate synthase small subunit, which gives rise to MTKSAFLLLEDDTLLEGRSIGHAGCSVGEVVFNTAMTGYQEIVSDPSYARQIVTLTCPHIGNTGVNDEDDEAARIHAAGLVVRDVPACASNWRSRDDLGAWLSRHRITAAADMDTRQLTRHLRRFGAMNGVLFDESVGRERAAAALGEFAGLKGMDLASEVTTDKTYRWRQGAWRADGGYADAGEARWSVVAYDYGIKRNILRMLSDHNCRVEVVPATTPAREVIERRPDGVFLSNGPGDPEPCGYAIEAIRELLDANLPVFGICLGHQLLGLACGARTQKMKFGHHGANHPVLEIDSGRVLITSQNHGFCVEEASLPGHLRATHRSLFDGSLQGIRHTEKPAFGFQGHPEASPGPHDVSGLFGQFAALMQQEMKQGMQQGTQQARR